In Capsicum annuum cultivar UCD-10X-F1 chromosome 7, UCD10Xv1.1, whole genome shotgun sequence, one genomic interval encodes:
- the LOC107876439 gene encoding uncharacterized protein LOC107876439 yields MELDGDFPLIWSRPTTTLLRQRRRQPPSPPIINPVILILLLPILAFLILFFLVLPFLTHATQILRPNSVRRGWDSFHILLVVFAILCGIFARKNDDTSPVERRNRNVSKSDSSNFNDGSADDTRQPVSNDRWFEPTDDKAYNFAVSETGLNHLRRSSSSYPDLRQVKQWETSENQSRFFDDFGVNLYRSDSHRQWQSEKQREEPDVKVIPEDTFENSFSPPEPPSLEKPRITSSEPRQVNLKQRTSFHSVPCKDKAERELSLKIE; encoded by the coding sequence ATGGAGCTCGATGGAGACTTTCCACTTATATGGTCCCGACCCACCACTACACTCCTCCGTCAACGCCGCCGACAACCACCCTCTCCTCCTATCATCAACCCCGTTATTCTCATTCTACTCCTACCCATACTTGCTTTCCTGATCTTGTTCTTTTTAGTTCTCCCTTTCCTTACACATGCTACTCAAATTCTTCGACCTAATTCTGTGAGAAGGGGCTGGGATTCCTTTCATATCTTGCTTGTAGTGTTTGCTATTCTTTGTGGCATTTTTGCGCGCAAGAATGATGACACATCACCTgttgaaagaagaaatagaaatgttTCAAAAAGTGATTCTTCTAATTTCAATGATGGATCAGCTGATGATACGCGGCAGCCTGTATCTAATGATAGATGGTTTGAGCCTACCGATGACAAAGCATATAATTTTGCTGTATCTGAAACTGGTCTAAACCATCTGAGAAGAAGCAGCAGCTCCTATCCTGATCTGAGACAAGTGAAGCAGTGGGAAACCAGTGAGAATCAGTCTCGgttttttgatgattttggtgTCAATTTGTACCGTTCGGATAGTCACCGTCAATGGCAGAGCGAGAAGCAGAGGGAAGAACCTGATGTTAAGGTGATTCCGGAGGATacatttgaaaatagtttttctccacctgaacctccatcactGGAAAAGCCTCGGATTACCTCATCGGAGCCACGTCAGGTGAATTTGAAACAGAGAACATCCTTTCACAGTGTTCCGTGTAAAGACAAGGCTGAAAGAGAGTTATCCTTGAAAATAGAATGA